From Halalkalicoccus subterraneus:
TGACCGTCTCCGACTCGGCGACACCGACGGTCGCTTCCTGGCCGTTGCGCCACTCCAAGGTGACCCGATACATCGGCGGCTACTGCCAGACGTCGCTGGTACAGTCGCCACCGGGCCATCGAATTTCGTGGGCACGGGCCGGGCCACCGGGCGCGTCACCAAAGTCGACAACGAACTCCTCGTCGAGTTCCATCTGCCCCTCCTCAGGGTAGACGTCCGCCTTCAGCATCAGCGATCCCTCCTCGCCGATTTCGGGGTAGAACTGGTTGTCCCATGAGGAGAACAAGGAGGTAGTCCAGTAGAGCCGCCGCCCGTCACGGGACAGTTGGAGCATTTGAGGGGCACCCCGGATGTCATGACCCGCAACTTCTTGTCGGTCGCCGAAGTTGCCCCCGGCCCACACCTGATCCACCAATCGGGGATTGCCTGTGTCACTGATATCGTACATCCGCACGTCACCGTGCAGCCAGTTCGAGAAGAACATGTATTGGTCATCAAGCGACAGGAGGAGATCGGTCACGAGACCGGGAACAGGCATATCCCAGTCTGGATGCTCGCGGTCCTTGATGTCGATCACTTTCTCCCACCCCCAGTTTCCGTCGTCCTCCTCCCAAAATCGGACGACATTCGAGGAAAGTGCAGCGCCCACGTATCCCTCTGTTTCCTCTGGGTTGTGGGGCATCCGGATCTCCAGCGGGATCAGCCCTTCCTCACCAAAGGTGAGCGTCTGGCGGTGTTCTTTGGTCTCCCAGTCCCAGATATGGATGCTGTCGCCGTACTTGCCGGCCTCCACATCCTCCATATCGAAGCCAGGGTAGTAGGTCTGTGGCGCCGCCCACTCCGTCGAGAGCATGACGCCGTGTCGGGGCTGGTACCAGTAGTCGTAGTTCATCTCCATACCACCGCGGTCGCTCTCCCAGTGGCCGTCGATGGAAAAGTCGTCCTGATTGAGCTGGAGGAAGCCACCAGGGAGTTCGCCGTCAGCGTTGCCAAGCATACTGATGACGATTTTCCCTCCGGGAACGCAGTGAACGGTGTGGGGTGCCGAGAGGTCGTACTCGAACACGTCCTCGGGTTTGATTACCTTCTCGATCGCCGGCTGTCGGGGATCGGAAGCGTCGATGATGTGAATTCGCGAGGAGCGCTGACCAGGGACGATCAGGTGATCGCGGGTCAGTCCCTCGGCATGGCACGACGACGAACAACTGTTCCAGCCGAAGTGGTGAAGTTCGTCACCCTTGTTCGGCATCTCAACGGTGTCGATCAATTCGGCATAGGTGTCGGAATCGGGGTCCACATCCACAACGCCAATGAAGTCCGGGCTATCGACGTCCATCCCAACCCGGGGTGCCATGACAAAGGCGGTCTTCTCGCGTTCGGATTCCGTACGCATTGCCGCGGGTGTTGGATAGCCTGGCCCCTCCACCTCGTGGTGTTCATGCCCGTGTGTCTCGGTCGAGTGACTGGGCTCATCAGTACTCATGGTAGTATATAGCACAGTCAACTTGACCATAGATAGTAATTTCGCTCGTTTGGGTACAGGGATGATACTAACGGTTGCTTGGAGCGCGTGTTTAAGCGTGTCTCGTACGGATTTTCGTATCTCTTCTCAGTTTGCACCCCTATCTAACGGGTGTTTCAGTTGGGACGGTAGTATACTACTAGAATTTCATCAAGATTGGATCCCCACTCTCTACCGCGCCGACGATAGGTTCCCGATTCGTCGTCCTTCTCAGTAATTGGGGTATCGTTCTGATCACATGGAGGACTGTCTCTGTTCCAGACAAGATACCCAACACCAGTAGATATCTAGTGGCCACCAGAAACGGAATGGAGACCGACGATACCAACGAGAATCACGCTGATGAATCCGATCCGAGCAAGGGTTGCAGGTTCATCAAACAGGACGATTCCAAGCGAAGCCGTCCCAACAGCACCGATACCAGTCCAGACAGCGTACGCCGTGCCTATAGGGAGGTCTTTGATTGCCTGTGACAATAGAACCATGCTAATGATGAGGGCAATAGCAGTACCAAACGTCGGGACTGGTTTTGAAAAGCCGTCTGAATATTCGAGTCCAATCGCCCATCCGATCTCAAACAAGCCAGCCAGTATCAAGAGAGGCCACGACATCTCATCGTTTAGCTACTCATTCAGTCGAACTATATCTTCTGCTAACCTACCGACTTGATGATTGGTTTTGCCGAGATTAAGCACATTCTCTGTTTGATTGACCTCTATATGCACCACCTCATTCCTATCGCAGTCTAAGGATTTCAGTAGAGTTACCTATATCTCATCTGTGGCTGTGGACACGGATTCCCATCTCTTTACGTAATTAACCTTGTGCAACAAAACGATCATGAATGTGAGGT
This genomic window contains:
- a CDS encoding selenium-binding protein SBP56-related protein, which encodes MSTDEPSHSTETHGHEHHEVEGPGYPTPAAMRTESEREKTAFVMAPRVGMDVDSPDFIGVVDVDPDSDTYAELIDTVEMPNKGDELHHFGWNSCSSSCHAEGLTRDHLIVPGQRSSRIHIIDASDPRQPAIEKVIKPEDVFEYDLSAPHTVHCVPGGKIVISMLGNADGELPGGFLQLNQDDFSIDGHWESDRGGMEMNYDYWYQPRHGVMLSTEWAAPQTYYPGFDMEDVEAGKYGDSIHIWDWETKEHRQTLTFGEEGLIPLEIRMPHNPEETEGYVGAALSSNVVRFWEEDDGNWGWEKVIDIKDREHPDWDMPVPGLVTDLLLSLDDQYMFFSNWLHGDVRMYDISDTGNPRLVDQVWAGGNFGDRQEVAGHDIRGAPQMLQLSRDGRRLYWTTSLFSSWDNQFYPEIGEEGSLMLKADVYPEEGQMELDEEFVVDFGDAPGGPARAHEIRWPGGDCTSDVWQ
- a CDS encoding DMT family transporter, with translation MSWPLLILAGLFEIGWAIGLEYSDGFSKPVPTFGTAIALIISMVLLSQAIKDLPIGTAYAVWTGIGAVGTASLGIVLFDEPATLARIGFISVILVGIVGLHSVSGGH